The following coding sequences are from one Nonlabens arenilitoris window:
- a CDS encoding OmpH family outer membrane protein: MKKLLLLVALVASSFTFAQTGYVDAEFLMSKMPEVSAAETQLKNYTSNLQADITKAETNANARFQALQQEAQSEGVTEERRQEIIKMAQQLEGSLNTEKQGAELKLATRRNELMQPIYDKLNAAIEKVAKAKGFKIIVSVSSVLFAEESANITEAVKTEMGL; encoded by the coding sequence TTCATCTTTCACATTTGCACAAACAGGATATGTTGATGCAGAATTCTTAATGTCTAAAATGCCAGAAGTTAGTGCTGCAGAAACTCAATTGAAAAATTACACCAGTAATCTTCAAGCAGATATTACAAAAGCCGAAACCAATGCCAATGCAAGATTTCAAGCTTTACAACAAGAGGCACAATCAGAAGGAGTGACTGAAGAAAGAAGACAAGAAATCATTAAAATGGCTCAACAGCTAGAAGGTTCTTTAAATACAGAAAAGCAAGGTGCCGAATTAAAATTAGCAACTAGACGAAATGAATTGATGCAACCTATATATGATAAACTGAATGCAGCTATAGAAAAGGTAGCAAAGGCAAAAGGATTTAAAATTATCGTATCTGTAAGTTCTGTATTATTTGCTGAAGAATCTGCAAATATCACTGAAGCTGTTAAAACAGAAATGGGATTATAG